Proteins found in one Oncorhynchus keta strain PuntledgeMale-10-30-2019 chromosome 2, Oket_V2, whole genome shotgun sequence genomic segment:
- the LOC127913172 gene encoding sal-like protein 1 isoform X1, with product MSRRKQAKPQHFQSDPHLTLSKHNGDTEEPCSEEDPPCKESDAHVCSRCCAEFFELSDLEQHQKNCTKNQLVLIVNENPASPSGSFSPGSPPHNPDEQMNDMVNNTDQAECSDLLEHNALDKEESMDVNVSEINAHPGHDNDGGSSHMEGGSNINMNTGEGNGHSSSRKSSGPAPGTSIVSAPQLPPLGNLTDLGSISMINSNVIIENLQSTKVAVAQFSQEMQRSSGSGSGGPRVAVPALMEQLLGLQQQQIHQLQLIEQIRHQILLLASQSPEIQVPPSISTPGGSLGPSANPLTTLSSHLSQQLAAAAGLAQSLASQSASISSLKQLAERAQLPQSNNPSSGESSQSISSLGPSTVNNVQSSSDKRPIHAISSNLHSQLSNPSHTKSSMPAFGIGSLLNPVTNPHLPQPSSGNHLFSSSLPSIGTTVEDLNSLAALAQRKGKPPNVTSFEPKSSSEEAFFKHKCRFCAKVFGSDSALQIHLRSHTGERPYKCNICGNRFSTRGNLKVHFQRHKEKYPHVQMNPYPVPEHLDNIPTSTGIPYGMSMPPEKPVTSWLDSKPVLSTLTSAVGMLLPPTMPSLPPFIKKEDHSVAITSPSFSTKTDSGRDAAEPSMKSNDGLSEEAAALPTSNGKTEEGSHSSSFMPSVSSESERNTEYTTSNSPPMMTNPLMPLMSEHFKAKFPFGGLLDPLQGSETSKLQQLVENIDRKLTDPNECVICHRVLSCQSALKMHYRTHTGERPFKCKVCGRAFTTKGNLKTHYTVHRAMPPLRVHHSCPICQKKFTNAVVLQQHIRMHMGGQIPNTPLPDSYPESMGSDTGSFDERNFDENFDDLDNFYDDDMEGMEGVEGMEDGPDSSVPDTPKSADASQDSLCNSPSHPEMVVQDGQEKNHHAHHNTYHNTHHDIDYRIHHNNLHNNQHHSHHDNHHNNHLNNHHDNQHNSHHNPHQRLVEELQASRMKAMGNRGSMEGDCLTNDSSSLGGDIESPSAGSPAVSESTSSMQPPSPTNGHPQHQRKSPSLEERQERQERQERHQRAMSLDHISASLMQHHPSSIGALDLTSCNPSKDPLGMLFPFRERGTFKNTACDICGKTFACQSALDIHYRSHTKERPFICTACNRGFSTKGNLKQHMLTHQMRDLPSQLFEPSNTSLSSSPTPSLLSVNSLSSMIKSEVNGFLHGLHHHQDHHRDHHRDHHIDHHREHHREHHREHHRDHQDRDHHKDMASNMPHGLVTTSDSTSPVLSASAPLRRTPKQHYCNTCGKTFSSSSALQIHERTHTGEKPFACHICGRAFTTKGNLKVHMGTHMWNSAPARRGRRLSVDGSMAFLGTNPVKFPEIFQKDMASRLGNGDPASFWNQYAAAFSSGLAMKTNEISVIQNGGLPSLSGSMGNGGSSPVGGFTGNLEKLHNTESNAALAGLEKMANAENGTHFRFTRFMEDNKEIATN from the exons ATGTCGCGGAGGAAACAAGCAAAGCCGCAACATTTCCAATCGGACCCTCATCTGACCTTATCCAAGCACAATG GGGACACAGAAGAGCCCTGCTCGGAGGAAGACCCCCCCTGTAAGGAGTCAGATGCCCATGTCTGTAGCAGATGTTGTGCTGAGTTCTTTGAACTATCAGATCTTGAACAACACCAGAAGAATTGCACTAAGAATCAATTAGTTCTGATAGTGAATGAGAATCCTGCCTCTCCTTCCGGAAGCTTCTCGCCTGGCTCCCCTCCACATAATCCTGATGAGCAGATGAATGACATGGTTAATAACACTGATCAAGCAGAGTGCAGTGACCTTTTGGAGCATAACGCTCTTGACAAAGAAGAATCCATGGACGTCAACGTTTCCGAAATCAACGCTCATCCTGGTCACGACAATGATGGAGGCAGCAGCCACATGGAGGGAGGCAGTAACATCAACATGAACACGGGCGAGGGAAATGGTCACAGCTCCAGCAGGAAGAGCTCCGGACCAGCACCGGGCACCTCGATCGTCTCTGCCCCTCAGCTACCTCCGCTCGGCAACCTGACTGACCTGGGGAGCATCTCTATGATCAACAGCAACGTCATCATCGAAAACCTGCAGAGCACCAAAGTGGCTGTGGCCCAGTTCTCCCAGGAGATGCAGCGCTCCTCTGGGTCTGGGTCCGGGGGCCCGAGGGTGGCAGTGCCGGCCCTGATGGAGCAACTCCTGGGCCTGCAGCAGCAACAGATCCACCAGCTGCAGCTCATTGAACAGATCCGTCACCAGATCCTGCTACTGGCCTCCCAGTCCCCTGAAATTCAGGTGCCCCCCAGCATCTCCACACCAGGAGGCTCATTGGGGCCGTCAGCCAACCCACTGACCACGctcagctcccatctctctcagcAGCTGGCTGCAGCCGCAGGCTTAGCACAGAGCCTGGCCAGCCAGTCTGCCAGCATCAGCAGCCTGAAGCAGCTGGCTGAAAGGGCGCAGCTACCTCAGAGCAACAACCCCAGCAGCGGTGAATCATCTCAGAGCATCAGCTCACTGGGACCGTCCACAGTCAACAACGTCCAGTCGTCATCTGACAAGAGGCCAATACATGCGATCAGCAGCAACCTCCACTCTCAGCTCAGTAACCCATCACACACTAAGTCATCCATGCCAGCCTTTGGGATAGGTAGCCTGTTGAACCCTGTAACTAATCCACATCTACCTCAGCCCTCGTCTGGAAACCACCTATTTTCCAGCTCCCTGCCCAGTATTGGCACCACAGTGGAGGACCTCAACTCTCTGGCTGCACTGGCCCAGAGGAAAGGCAAGCCACCAAACGTAACTTCATTTGAACCCAAGAGCAGCTCTGAGGAAGCGTTCTTCAAGCATAAGTGCAGATTTTGTGCCAAGGTGTTTGGGAGTGACAGTGCCTTGCAGATCCACCTGCGATCTCACACAGGTGAGAGGCCGTACAAGTGTAACATCTGTGGCAATCGCTTCTCCACCCGCGGTAACTTGAAGGTCCACTTCCAGCGTCATAAAGAGAAGTATCCACATGTTCAGATGAATCCATACCCTGTCCCCGAGCATTTAGACAATATTCCAACGAGCACCGGCATTCCATATGGTATGTCAATGCCTCCAGAGAAGCCTGTGACCAGCTGGCTGGACAGCAAACCTGTTCTCTCCACTCTGACCTCGGCAGTGGGCATGCTGCTCCCACCAACCATGCCCAGCCTGCCACCATTCATTAAAAAAGAAGATCATTCGGTAGCCATAACCAGCCCCTCCTTTTCCACAAAGACTGACTCCGGTCGTGACGCTGCTGAGCCATCAATGAAAAGCAACGACGGGCTGTCTGAAGAAGCTGCAGCCCTGCCTACATCAAACGGGAAAACTGAAGAGGGCAGTCACTCGTCGAGCTTCATGCCGAGTGTGAGCTCTGAGTCTGAGCGCAACACAGAATACACAACCTCCAACAGCCCGCCTATGATGACCAACCCTCTCATGCCCCTCATGTCTGAACATTTCAAGGCTAAGTTCCCATTCGGGGGCCTCTTGGACCCGCTCCAGGGGTCAGAGACCTCCAAGCTGCAGCAGCTGGTGGAGAACATCGACAGGAAGTTGACGGACCCCAATGAGTGTGTCATCTGCCACCGTGTACTCAGCTGTCAGAGCGCTCTGAAAATGCACTACCGTACTCACACTGGAGAGAGGCCCTTCAAGTGTAAAGTGTGTGGCAGAGCCTTCACCACCAAAGGGAACCTAAAGACCCACTACACCGTCCACCGGGCCATGCCTCCACTCAGGGTCCATCACTCCTGCCCCATCTGCCAGAAGAAGTTCACCAACGCAGTGGTCCTGCAGCAGCACATCCGAATGCACATGGGAGGGCAGATCCCAAACACCCCACTGCCAGACAGCTACCCTGAGTCCATGGGCTCCGACACTGGCTCCTTTGATGAGAGGAACTTCGATGAGAACTTTGATGATCTGGACAACTTTTATGATGATGAtatggaagggatggagggagtggaaggGATGGAAGACGGCCCTGATAGCAGCGTCCCAGACACCCCTAAGTCAGCCGATGCCTCCCAAGACAGCCTGTGCAATTCCCCCTCTCACCCCGAGATGGTCGTCCAGGACGGGCAAGAGAAAAACCATCATGCCCATCACAACACCTACCACAATACCCACCATGATATTGACTATAGAATCCACCACAACAACCTCCATAACAATCAACATCACAGCCACCATGACAACCACCATAACAATCATCTTAACAACCACCATGACAATCAGCATAACAGCCACCATAACCCCCACCAGAGGCTGGTAGAGGAGCTGCAGGCCAGCAGAATGAAGGCCATGGGGAACAGAGGTTCAATGGAAGGGGACTGCCTCACTAACGACTCCTCATCCCTGGGTGGGGACATCGAGAGCCCGAGTGCCGGGAGTCCAGCAGTGTCAGAATCTACCTCTTCCATGCAGCCCCCATCCCCTACCAATGGGCACCCCCAACATCAACGTAAATCCCCCAGCTTggaggaaagacaggagaggcaggagagacaggagaggcacCAGAGGGCTATGTCCCTGGATCACATCAGTGCCAGCCTCATGCAGCATCACCCTTCTAGCATCGGGGCCCTGGACCTGACATCCTGCAACCCGTCTAAAGACCCACTGGGCATGCTCTTCCCATTCCGTGAGCGTGGCACGTTCAAGAACACAGCCTGTGACATCTGTGGGAAGACGTTTGCATGTCAGAGTGCCTTGGACATCCACTACCGAAGCCATACCAAAGAAAGGCCGTTCATTTGCACGGCCTGTAACCGGGGCTTCTCGACCAAGGGCAACCTGAAGCAGCACATGCTCACCCACCAGATGAGGGACTTGCCCTCGCAGCTCTTCGAACCCTCTAACACCAGCCTCTCCTCCAGTccgaccccctccctcctctctgtgaaCTCCCTGTCCTCCATGATCAAATCAGAGGTCAACGGCTTCCTCCATGGcctccaccaccaccaggacCACCACAGGGACCACCACAGGGACCACCATATCGACCATCACAGGGAACACCACAGGGAACACCACAGGGAACACCACAGGGACCACCAGGACCGGGATCACCATAAGGACATGGCAAGTAACATGCCCCACGGCCTGGTGACCACCTCGGACTCTACATCCCCGGTGCTCTCAGCCTCTGCCCCTCTACGCCGGACACCCAAGCAGCACTACTGCAACACTTGTGGGAAGACCTTCTCCTCCTCTAGCGCTCTGCAGATACACGAGAGGACCCACACTGGGGAGAAGCCCTTCGCCTGTCACATCTGTGGTCGGGCTTTCACCACCAAAGGAAATCTCAAG GTTCATATGGGGACACACATGTGGAACAGCGCCCCTGCCAGACGCGGCCGCCGGCTCTCTGTAGACGGCTCCATGGCCTTCCTGGGCACCAACCCTGTCAAGTTCCCAGagatcttccagaaggacatggCATCTAGGTTGGGCAACGGAGACCCAGCTAGCTTCTGGAACCAGTACGCTGCAGCGTTTTCCAGCGGCTTGGCCATGAAGACCAATGAGATCTCTGTCATCCAGAACGGAGGCCTGCCATCTCTATCGGGGAGCATGGGGAACGGGGGCAGCTCGCCTGTGGGCGGATTCACAGGCAACCTGGAGAAGCTGCACAATACAGAATCCAATGCCGCTCTGGCTGGCCTGGAGAAAATGGCCAACGCAGAGAACGGGACCCACTTCCGATTCACACGTTTCATGGAGGACAACAAAGAGATTGCCACAAACTAG